One window from the genome of Plasmodium relictum strain SGS1 genome assembly, chromosome: 12 encodes:
- the WRS gene encoding tryptophan--tRNA ligase, putative: MDKLKTVYIDSALSIIKGALCVILQIPTGRTTESIKKKQNNIGIITVKSIFTEPTISQYNDIKQLIKTKIEENCPFYNYQINRTIAEKAYGDCIYDNYGLSKEISEVNLIILEEWNINCNKNRVLKHTGLIKNIEINKFKYLNNKESLEVHFMVNPKYSFEELSTIYKNEKELSNFLLSPIIKVNSNKINEVEDKNGEFSYLNEEDILPKNKVLPPSGTEQVNYESSKVVTPWDVNIGEEGINYNKLIKEFGCSKINEEHIKKIEKLTNRKAHHFIRRGIFFSHRDLDFLLNYYEQNRYFYIYTGRGPSSLSMHLGHLIPFYFCKYLQDAFNVPLIIQLSDDEKFLFNQNYSLDDINAFTNENVKDIIAVGFNPELTFIFKNTEYASYLYPTVLTIHKKTTLNQSMNVFGFNNSDNIGKISYPSFQIAPCFSQCFPNFLKKNIPCLVPQGIDQDPYFRLSRDIAVKLALYKPVVIHSVFMPGLQGVNTKMSSTKKKDNKNKNYTQDINNNVIFLTDSAEDIKNKINKYAFSGGGATIAEHKEKGGNLEKDISYQYLRYFLEDDEKLNEIGEKYKKGEMLSGEIKKILIDTLTDLVQKHQEKRNSLTDEDILYFFNDNKSALKKFKDM; encoded by the exons AtggataaattaaaaacagTTTACATAGATTCAGCTTTAAGTATAATTAAAGGAGCTTTATGTGTAATTCTTCAAATACCTACAGGTAGAACAACTGAAAGTATTAAGAAAAAG caAAATAATATTGGTATCATAACTGTAAAATCCATTTTTACAGAACCTACTATAAGTCaatataatgatataaaacaattaataaaaactaaaatCGAAGAAAATTGTCCTTTTTACAATTATCAAATTAATAGAACAATTGCAGAAAAGGCATATGGGGATTGTATTTATGATAATTATGGTTTATCAAAAGAAATCAGTGAAGTAAACTTGATAATTTTAGAAGAATGGAATATAAATTGTAATAAGAACAGAGTTTTAAAACATACTGgtctaataaaaaatatagaaataaataaatttaagtatttaaataataaagagtCCTTAGAAGTCCATTTCATGGTTAATCCTAAGTACAGCTTCGAAGAATTAAGtacaatatataaaaatgaaaaggaaTTAAGTAATTTTCTTCTATCACcaattataaaagtaaatagTAATAAGATTAATGAAGTTGAAGATAAAAATGGAGagttttcatatttaaatgaagagGATATATTAcctaaaaataaagttttacCACCATCTGGGACTGAACAAGTAAATTATGAGTCATCAAAGGTAGTCACTCCATGGGATGTTAACATAGGTGAAGAaggaataaattataataaattaataaaagaattcGGTTGTTCAAAGATTAATGAAgaacatattaaaaaaattgaaaaattaacTAATAGAAAAGCTCACCATTTTATAAGAAgaggaattttttttagtcaTAGAGATTtagattttttattaaattattatgaaCAAAACaggtatttttatatttatacagGAAGGGGACCATCTTCTCTATCTATGCATTTAGGCCATCTAAtacctttttatttttgtaaatatttaCAAGATGCTTTCAATGTTCCTTTAATTATACAGCTTTCTGATGacgaaaaatttttatttaaccaAAATTATTCATTAGATGATATAAATGCATTTACTAATGAAAATGTAAAAGATATCATCGCAGTAGGATTTAATCCAGAattaacttttattttcaaaaatacaGAATATGCAAGTTATTTATATCCAACTGTATTAacaattcataaaaaaacaaCATTAAATCAAAGTATGAATGTATTTGGTTTTAATAATAGTGATAATATAGGAAAAATATCTTATCCATCTTTTCAAATAGCTCCCTGTTTTTCTCAATGCTTtccaaattttttaaaaaaaaatattccatGTTTAGTACCTCAAGGTATTGATCAAGATCCTTACTTCAGATTAAGCAGAGATATAGCAGTTAAACTAGCCCTCTATAAACCAGTAGTTATTCATTCAGTATTTATGCCTGGATTACAGGGAGTAAATACAAAAATGAGTAGCACAAAGAAAAAGgataacaaaaataagaattataCACAAGATATTAACAATAACGTGATTTTCTTAACTGATTCAGctgaagatataaaaaataaaattaacaaatatGCCTTTAGTGGAGGAGGAGCTACTATAGCTGAACACAAAGAGAAAGGGGgaaatttagaaaaagatATTTCTTATCAATATTTAAGGTACTTTCTAGAAGATGacgaaaaattaaatgaaattggagaaaaatataaaaaaggagAAATGCTAAGTGGagaaatcaaaaaaatactCATTGATACTTTAACTGATTTAGTACAAAAACAccaagaaaaaagaaattcatTAACAGATGAAGatatcttatatttttttaatgataataaatcagctcttaaaaaatttaaagatatgtaa
- the NUDC gene encoding nuclear movement protein, putative, with amino-acid sequence MDPDVVNEKFDFLMLNIAKECGDINNLMNHFFYFLLRKTDFILKSENLEQCEEIVLKNLRKHYAKKDEYLAELKKKIEKDEKNELKVDDEDSIHKKKKNLKEKENNIEKEQKNMKINENVQKDGDTKKEEKKKNSDDSDGDSLPPKDNGGITDKYRWIQNTSSLEMFIDAKEKIKTKDVKVDLTYKRLFVKVKDKVIIDGEFYKKIKPEGSIWTLEDNQIIHILIEKLHGLEWWATAIKGDPEIDVKKIVPENSRIDDLDPETRAVVEKMLYDQRQKSLNLPTSDEQKKNEIFEKFKKMHPELDFSNANINYGNSSNSVFFNK; translated from the coding sequence ATGGATCCAGATGTAGTAAACGAGaaatttgattttttaatgttaaaTATTGCAAAAGAGTGTGgagatataaataatttaatgaatcattttttttactttttattaagaaaaacagattttattttgaaatcAGAAAACCTGGAACAATGCGAAGAAattgtattaaaaaatttaaggaAACATTATGCAAAAAAGGACGAATATTTAGCtgaacttaaaaaaaaaattgaaaaagatGAGAAAAATGAGTTGAAAGTAGATGATGAAGATtctattcataaaaaaaaaaaaaacctaaaagaaaaggaaaataacatagaaaaagaacaaaaaaacaTGAAAATAAATGAGAATGTCCAAAAGGATGGTGATACAAAAAaggaagagaaaaaaaagaattcagATGATTCTGATGGTGATTCTCTACCTCCAAAAGATAATGGTGGAATAACTGACAAATATAGATGGATTCAAAATACAAGTAGCTTGGAAATGTTTATTGatgcaaaagaaaaaataaaaacaaaagatGTTAAAGTAGATTTGACATATAAAAGATTATTTGTAAAAGTAAAAGATAAAGTAATAATTGACGgagaattttataaaaaaataaaacctGAAGGATCTATATGGACACTTGAAGATAATCAAATAATTCATATACTTATTGAAAAATTACATGGATTAGAATGGTGGGCAACAGCTATTAAAGGAGATCCTGAAATtgatgtaaaaaaaattgttccAGAAAATTCTAGAATAGATGATTTAGATCCTGAAACAAGAGCTGTTGTagaaaaaatgttatatGATCAAAGACAAAAATCACTAAATTTACCAACATCTGATgaacagaaaaaaaatgaaatttttgaaaaatttaaaaaaatgcatCCTGAACTTGATTTTTCAAATGCCAACATAAATTATGGAAATTCGTCAAATAgtgtattttttaataaataa
- a CDS encoding RanBPM and CLTH-like protein, putative — protein sequence MIENSIDENCHVSLNPKNWLKEFEYTKIHENDLNEVLMNYFCVHRMYDVAYEFKKEANVKPDMPIDTIKTRYLIQNEIMNNKIEKAIEHINNLDQGILKKHKDIIFFLKKQQLLKLILNNNINEAIIYSQQELAPYPSLINEIDDVMMLMAYQDLNSEEAKKLIQKIEKKKNTLKRIDDIILSYYNVDKSTLEYIVKNVFFTQNILSSKYPCSIPKLKNLKTGYIEYYEKYKKKKKKNSEKKNRNKNKGKTENFDDQNFENISKSFDAANDEDYRSV from the exons ATGATTGAAAATTCAATAGATGAAAATTGCCACGTATCCTTAAATCC AAAAAATTGGTTAAAAGAATTCgaatatacaaaaatacACGAAAATGACTTAAACGAAGTTTTAATGAATTACTTTTGTGTGCATCGAATGTATGATGTTGCATacgaatttaaaaaagaagctAACGTTAAAC ctGATATGCCAATAGATACAATAAAAACACGCTATTTAAttcaaaatgaaataatgaacaataaaatagaaaaggCTATTgaacatataaataatttagatcAAGga attttaaaaaaacataaagacataattttttttcttaaaaaacaACAGTTACTAAAATTGATTTTAAAT aataatattaatgaagCAATAATATATTCTCAACAAGAATTAGCCCCATAT CCTTCACTAATTAACGAAATAGATGATGTCATGATGCTAATGGCTTATCAAGATCTGAat AGTGAGGAAGCTAAAAagttaatacaaaaaatagaaaagaaaaaaaatacattaaaaagAATTGATGACATTATTTTAAGTTATTACAATGTTGATA AAAGTACATTAGAATATATagttaaaaatgttttttttactcaaaatattttaagttcAAAG TACCCATGTAGTATACcaaaactaaaaaatttgaaaacaggatatatagaatattatgaaaaatataaaaaaaaaaaaaaaaagaattcagagaaaaaaaacagaaataAGAATAAAGGAAAGACAGAAAATTTTGATGAtcaaaattttgaaaatatttcaaaaagtTTTGATGCAGCAAATGACGAGGATTATCGTTCTGTTTGA